The genomic window TCTCATCTCCCATTCCTTCCCATAATCTGCAGCCACCTCCCCAGTATCCAATGTTGAGAACTATGATTCCTTCCAGACTAGGCAGATCTACTCGCTCACCATCCAACTCTAGCTTTAAAGAGATACAACAAGTAGTGAGTAACCAAGAAATAAATTGTCTCCAGATCAATCTGCTTAAGAGTcatgcttaaaaaataaaacacaaaacaaaaaattccatGTCCATGGATATATGACATAATTTCTGTAAATTATGATAACAGAGGAGAAGAAGGGGGTACGATGGATAGAGGACAGGTCTTGAGTGACCTGGCTTGATattccctgggcaaatcactaccTTTAAGTACTCAAGGCAACTATTTTAGTCTGTAAGTTAGAGAAAATGCCTAACCTGAATGGGCAGAATTTCCTTATTGGGAGTTTCTGATGTCAAGGAAAACCTAGGTCCAGTTCTTATCTAGCTCTATTAAAAAACCCATGGGTATTTTCGTCAATACTTTCACCCATCAATTCTTTCACCATCTGTCCTCTCTATGGGCAAGGGATATCCTTCAATTAATACTTGAAATATCAAAACTGGTCTCAGTATACCCCTTGATTAAATTTACTCAAGATGAATGCATGTCTGACAACTATTCTACTTGGGATGTGCTATAGGAAGAATTCcttcccttccaattctcaaattatgtaatatttttcttgcttaccTTAGATGTAATTTCAGAAAGTCTAAGAGCTTACCATTACAAGCTATATGAGATATGCTTCCTGTCTACACCACTAAACATACATACAATAATTAGAAACAATTTATGCACATGTCTCAAAGTGCTCAACTGTGTGATCTGAACCATAAAGAACTATCAAtgttcagaaaaaaagaggataacaataaaaacaactcaTTAGATGGATTAGAGGATGGGTTGTTGTTATACTGTGGTAATGACAATAACTTCTACAGCCAATAAACttgttaatattttcattttgtgaaaaaGAGAAATCACCAGATATCTAATCTGGTCTCTGGAAATCTAGAAATGTGGGGGAtgtaaaattttgcatttttgtaCAGGactccaaggggaaaaaaatgaaacataagaACTGGAAGGAATATGAATGCCTTACCTCAACTTTTTTATTCAGATCTTTACATTCTTGCACTAAGCAATCTTTGGTCCCATAGAATAAATAAACAGCctatggaaaaaggaaagagaatataacATTAAACATATGAAAAGAACTTTGACTCTTAAAACATTTCCTCCTTGATCTGTGAAGGAGAGGAGATGTTAAACAGATGTATAATTTCAGTTGATTGCCACCCACCTCTCCTAAGGGAAAACATCcctcaaatcaaattaaaattcttttatttttctttcttatctatctatctatctatctatctatctatctatctatctatctatctggttaagtggtttacccaaggccacacagctaggtaattattaagtgtctgaggccggatctgaattcaggtactcctgattccagggctggtgctttatccactgtaccatgtagccacccctcttttatttcttaaaaaaaaaaaaacattctggaTGAAAAATTTAAGACCTTCAATGTAGGCTTAGGATGTAGGAATGGAAAGGTGAAATAAGCTTTAATATATTATTGCTATGTCTTATTCTATTATGTTGCTGGTAGTTTAAAGGTGATGGCAAATTGAAATGGATGGTTAAATAACCAGTCTATTAGCAACTTGCTGACCAGCCTTTCATAGTTGCTTTTTTGGCTTCATCTGAATAGTCACTGAGAGCAGGAATCCTTCATTCTTTGCACTTGAATCCCAGCACCCAGACAGTGCCTGGGCCACAGCAGgttcctaataaatgcttgctgattgaatGACTGTATATTTTGactcattaatatttttattcgGTTTGCTACTCTAAAAGGTAatataaatttatgaataaagCTGTTTTATATGAAGTAGCAAATTTCTCATTGGTTTTGAAGGTAGAAAGCTGAAGTTCTTGAGAAGataattcaaaatcttgcaaataATCACCTTTgtaataaaaaagtcaaaaggaaTAGTTTAAATCTGCTTTATAGGAATGTAATGggtaaataaagaaaaggggGACTATAGGGAGACTTATGCACTATACTGCAAAATGAAATAACTGGATTCAAGAAAACAAGATTCACAAAAGCTGCAGtgatagaaatggaaggaactaCAACAAAACCATTAAAACCAaatgctgtgaaattataatgGCCAAACTTAGCCCCAAAGGACTGGAAGCCAGCACCATTCTCCTACTTGGCAGAGGTAGATCATGGTACAAGTTATCAGGCTAGATTGACATGcaagtttagtttttttttttaggttttttcaaggcaaatggggttaagtggcttgcccaaggccacacacagttaggtaattattacgtgtctgaggccgaatttgaactcaagtactcctgactccagggctggtgctctatccactgtgccacctagctggcctccAAGTTAGTTATTCTTGACggctttttctcccttttgtgcTATGAATCGCTCTGGgttggaggggagggaggtaTATATTGGGAAACAAAGGGAAGGCAAAAATAAGATATTGATacgttaattttattttaaaagaggttttaaaaatgtgtaacaagacaaagtaaaatgattttgaaattattttgtacacTCTGTTGCTGAGGCTTTGAAAGTTAAGTTGAAAACTTCCACAGGAATTGAGtctatgaggaaattaaagaaataattctggCTAAGGGCCACAGTAAACAAGctgtttctatttttgttgtgaaatttttgtcacttttacaaaaaaaaatttagttttattaaaGTAAATGCTACTTTACCAAAAAATTCTTTCGGTTAAAATATATTCTTGATTTGGTTTGGCATCTAGTCATAACAAGTTATGAACAAAATATGctaccttttcattttaaatgattgAATAGTTGCTGTAAATTACATTGGACTTGATGGaaattttccccttcatttaaaCACTCAATTTGACAATCTTAAATGATCACACACATAGAAAAAtgtgtacaaatgtttttataagTTAATTCAGTATTTTAAAGGATGCCAAATAAGAATGGAACTGTTTATTTTTACTGTACCTTCAGTAATAAGCAGGAAATGTTATTTTATCCAACACACCTTATTAAAAATTCTGCTAGAAAACAGGGATGGTGTCTTCTCACGGTGAGCATGAAAATTTAGAGCCATGAGGGCATCAGGTCCAACAGAAAAATAGTTGTTCATTGTGAAtacctgccaaaaaaaaaaaaaattagaaataggaaCCAGTCTGTTCTTCAGCCCAAGATTTTGTCACACTCAAGTATGTGAGGTTTTAGTCTTTATGCAAActgaaaatagtaataattgcaaTATTTGCTTTTTGTGTAAGACTTTGTGTGCACTGAATCACAGCATTTTAAGATTGGGGAAGCTTTGGGATTATCGAgtctattttccccattttacagagcaaGAACctaagaaacagaaaggaaaatgactcgTTTAGACACCAAGAACTTGTTTAGACAAAGACACTAAACAGAGACATCCAAGTGGCAGTTCAAAAACCAATGATCATCTAATACACATCTCTGAAGAACACAAACCATACCTTTGGCTTCCTTAAATTGTAATATCCTTTCTTTGTTATCTGCACCTTCCACCTAAAAAACAAGAAAGGTCAAATGGTACTTTTCACCAACAACTATCTAGAAAAACTAGAGAATGAAAGTTCCTCTGTAACCTAACACAGTGTCTGAGAAAAGGCCTGAGGGTCATGCATGCTCATTGGATTACCTATGGACCCACAAACTCTGAATGTTCCCCCTACCCCACCTCATGGCACTCACACCATCTCCCTCTGCATGAGGAAGAGCCACAATGTggacatctattttttttagacATGATGATATACAGAGTTGGAttaggggcggagccaagatggcaacaagagaggaaagTTTattaggagctctctcataaaactttgaaactaaggactctaactaaattttcgagacagaacccacagagggacccagtgaggcagttctcctacttaaagtaacctggaaaagagcagaaaggctctgctccctggggttggaggggcagccggccacagggaaagaacttcagcctcttggaggcagccccagggcgctgggagcctcggcttacagcagtgggggagtttcctgagctacgcccctgggcacaaattgggggaacagcgggggacctctgccagagggagcacgtgaAGCCtggccctcagggcacacagccagcagggAGGAAGCAGCAGAggagcagcatggccaaggcagaccagaaaacagaagcaggaagagctggtaagcaggagcccccagggcatgagcccattgagctgagggaggggagtgaaaagagactgcctagctctgtcctctgcccctggaacaagaatctgggcctctgaccacattcagatcctgatcgcagtctagctccccccccccccccacagaacagcaggggcaccctccacctcagccccatggcagaggtggGGCGtatatggtcactcacagaccaggagggagaacagagcctcatatactgagactcttgtgggaatgtcccaaaagctcaggaagcaccccaaaaacaggcttaggctgggaaaatgagcaagcagagaaataagaggaacaccattatgaaatatttcacatatgagctcaagaaggatcaaaacagtctgaggatgaggaagcacaagctcctgcatctaaagactccaagaaaaacagaaattgggctcagactatgacagagctcaaaaaagactttgaaaatcaaatgaaggagtaagaagaaaagctgggaaaagaaatgagagagatgcaggaaaaacatgaaaatgaagtcagcagcctagtcaaggaaagccaaaaaaatgctgaagaaaatagcatggtaaaaaccagcttaggtcaaatggataaaacagttcaaaaagttatggaggagaagaatgctttaaaaatcagaatgggccagatggaaaaagagataagaaagctctctgaggagaacaaatccttcagacaaagaataaaactcagggagattgatgaatttatgagaaatcaggaatcaatacttcaaaaccaaaaaaatgaaaataaaatgtgaaacatctcattgaaaaaacaactgatatggaaaacagatttaggaaagataattttaaaattattggaatacctgaaagtcatgatcaaggaaaagagctttgacatcattttcaaagaattactacaagaaaattgccctgatatcctagaagcagagggcaaaatagaaatggagagaatccagcTATtaccctgagaaagagatcccaaaagaccaacccctaggaatattatagccaagttccagaactcccaagtcaaagagaaaatattataagcatccaggacacaattcaaatattgtggagctgcagtcaggatcacacaggacttagcagcaactacattaaaagctcatagggcttggaatataatataccggaaggcaaaagagcttggaatgcaaccaagaatcaactacccagcaaaaatgaatgtcctcttcaagagaaaaagatggattttcaatgaaccaggggaatttcaaatgttcctgttggaatggccagagctgaacagaaggtttgatctccaaatacaggacttaggtgaagcatagagattggagaaggggaaaatatgagggacttgatgatgaactgcatgtattcctgtatagaaaaatgacactgcggtggctaggtggtgcagtggataaagcactggccctggagtcaggagtaccagggttaaaatctggtctcagacacttaataatcacctagctgtgtggccttgggcaagccacttaaccccatttgccttgctaaaacctaaaaaaaaaacaaaaaaacaaacaaccataTCCCAAGAcagttcatttcacttttggatgGTTTGAatttaagatgatatttttttcttacttcaagTCTAAATGACTATAatccattgctcctagttctctTTGAAGCCAAGTAGGACAAATCTAATAATCCATCTTTTCCATGATGTCTTTAATTATTTGAACTATCACATCCCCTAGGATAGGATTGGTCTCTAATCCGGTGCTCAAAATGAACTCTATCCCCTCTTTGTTTAAGTTCTCCTAATCTTTCAAAGTCCAATTTCAACTGATACCTTCTCTGAAGCTATTAACAACTCACACCTGTGGACTTCACATAGCACCAAATTTGAAAAGGTAAGCCTAtgtcttatttaaattttctctctctcaagaATCTGGTacaggtttttaataaatgccttaATGTTCTCAGTATGATATCTTAACGTTAAAAAATTCTATGGTATAAAGTTGGCAGCATTTCTGTTcatgtttttgaaataaaatattttgaatgtgtacttttgtcttttgtttttgtttggcaAGACAATAGGAttgagggacttgtccaaggtcacacagttaagcaagtactaagtgtttgaggctggatttgaactcaggttttcctgagtccagggtggatattctattcactgcaccaccaagctgccccaccCCACTTTATCTTAATGATTTACtcttatctctcatttttaaacaTACTCAAATCTCAGCAAGTAAATATACTTGGTATGCTGCTGCTCAGTATGGAAACTGTGGTTTACTTATGACtacagttatttagatctgaatgtCAACAATACTCCTGAGCTTACTTACCGATCTAGTTCAATTCCATCTGCTTCCATTACATTTCTTAAAATCTGTGCCACTGGAATTTCACCAGCATAACCCGCACCCCAGCCTAATGTATTGGCCAAATCATTGCCTGTTCCAAGAGGCAAGATCGCAACTTGTGGAATGTACTGTTCTTGTCCCTAGAATTTGGAATGAACAGAttttagggttgttttgattAGATTTTTCTAGGGTCACCATAACCTGACAGAATTCAAAATGGTAAGACTATGTTAAAGCACAAACTAAGgagaaaacacaggaaaaaaaagactcaatttaattttttgcaCTTGGCAACGACTTCAGAAATTCATTTGTGATCTTTAAAAACCACCAATTATTCTTCTATTCTACATCACCAGAACCATAAGTTTCCTTCTCCTTTAATGCATTTTTAGTATATGATGATCCATAGTCTGATAGGAAACCAGTATATCAACTTCTATATCTATGACACTAAAGTTACCCTTTAGGGGGAAGTCCCATTATAGTAGCATATGAGGTCTcagaatcttaaaaaatatttaaataccttGATCTTCATTTCATCAATTGCATCCAGGACCCAGCCTACAGTGCCATCCCCACCACACACAAGAACTTGAGCAGAATTATTGGGAAGAAGAATGCAAAGCTGTAAGGCCTTGGAGGGGGGAATTTTGGTCAGATCAAAAACCTtcagagaaaggaataaaaaaaaagtaattttatgaATTAGTATCTTTCAGCTCTGCAGATGACTCACTAATGATGGCTTATGTTCATATGTTAAGGTGTAACTAAAAATAAGGCCCTTGctatattaaatataaaggatttctttttgtttatagtTGCAATTACTGGGAATCAAATACAATTCATTCCCCTACACCTGCTGCCCAAATTTTGCTCATAAAACTATTCTATGCTTGCGTATATCTTCTCCCTTTTAATTTAGATTGCCTTTGAGAAACTAAGGTTCCTAATGACCCATAGACTGCTTCTCCAtaaaaaaagactcatctttttaatGTCAATATCTTTCCAGTGATATCACGCAGCTATGAGGTATAAAATGCTACATTCTGGAAAGAATTAAAGTTTTGGGGCCCCCAAAGGGCAAGGGAGAGATGCATGGTGGGAATCAGTAGTCTGAAAAGACATTACCAATCAAtgcacataaaaaaaaaaatgtgacaaaggattcattagaaaaatgcatgctctggggctgctaggtggcgcagtggatagagcaccggccctggagtcaggagtacctgagttcaaatccagcctcagacacttaaataattacctagctgtgtggccttggccaagccacttaaccccgttttgccttgcaaaaacctaaaaaaaaaaatgcatgctcTGAAAAGGAGGTGTGATGGACATAGAGTTTGGGTAAGGGATAACTAATGGTAGTCAATTTGGGAACTCCTCTGGCAACCAACCTATGTCCAGATATGGAAAAGAAAGCACCTTTGGAGGTCTACACAGAATCAGGAATAGATAGGCTATTATTTGCTCTGTTGGAAAGAACTTTCTCACTGATGAGAGCATAGATCTTTTAATATAAGGTGAGTCCAAAGACCATCTTTGCAACTTGATGTTTTCAGTATCTTCACTAAACTAAGGATGGCAGCACTTAAATATAATCAGTACTCTAAAATTAATAGCAGTTATTCTGTACTCATTACTCATTTCTTCAAAAAATGTCCATCAGTGTATTTGACAAGAATTTAATAATTAAGACTTTTCCAACAGTTACCTGGACTGGGTTTAGTAGAATCTTAAATTCTCCAAGTAGATGTTCTCCCATGTTATTTCCACTACGTGTATTGGCTAGGATGATTATTGGGGACCACTGAGTTCCATAAGGTAAGGCTAGctatagaaagaaaaacacacaAAGAAATAGGTATAATAGATAAGAGATATTAAGAACTGAAATTTTCAGTTCCTTTTATCATAAAACCTGTGCTTTTAAAGTGATCATTGCTATATGTAGAACTCTTAATGCCAACAGCACTTCTCAGGAAGAGAAAAGACCTGAAgtgatctagtccaacctcctagacaatgaagaaatcatGTCTACATAAGTCCTGATAAATGATTTTTCAGAATCTTAGGATAATTCTGGTGACAGGTAGCTTACTAATTcattcatgaatttaaaaaaggatttataCTGTGAATCCAAAGCTGCCCCTCTCTAACTTTTAACTCTTGTCTTAGTTCTGTTCTTAGGAACTTCAGGGTATATAGTCCCTTTTTCATACAACTGTGCTTTAGATAAGAAagattgcttttttcttcttctcattagTCTCATTATTCTCTCTTGGCCTTCTCATATTCTAATGTGGACATCCCAGTCCAACTGTTCCTCATGAAATGATTTCTAGACCTATCATCATCTTAGTCACCCCCTCCCCTGATGTCAGTACCTCTCTTAAAATGTCATACCTGAACTGAACACAATATACTAGATGTTGAAAAGCTGCTACATAGAACAGAGGATCTTAACCTTTTATGTGTTTTGATTGTTGCACCAATAGTTTTGGCAGTATGGCGAAATATAcaaattccttctcagaatattgtttttaaaatgcatcaaataaaatacatgacTACCAAGGAAACTAATTCTATTGAACACCGCCAAACTGTGGAGGGGCAAAAGTTCATGGACTGTGTTGAAGAATCCCTGATGCTAATACAATAGAAGGATACTTTTATTTCCTGTGATTTAACtacttttcctcctttctatttctcttcttcagaGATGTATTCACTGACTCTAGGTCACAGCTTTGCTCAGTAACTTTCACCTTtgctgatacacacacacacacacacacacacacacacacacacacacacacacacgatagtATCTGTAGTTGCTAAAAGGGCTGGTTCTAGTTCTGACCCAGATACTCACTGGTTGTGGGATCCTAgctaagtcacttgacctctgagCAACCTACATTAACTCCCTAAGACTCTAAGTTATTTTGGAAAGACTGTATCTTTCCTAATGATGCAGTAGATTTTAGACACAGAAAAGACTGGGTAATTTGGTCCTTAGGCTCAGACTGAAGATTGGACAGGCACTTATTGTGTAGACTGATGCTGAACCTTTGGCTTAACAATGAATTCAAAGTAGAATATTTTAGAGAACTATTTCAACAGGAACTATAAGTACCTTTCCATAatcaggttttttgtttttatgcatCTGATTGATGTCACTCAAATAACCTGGGGGAATGATGAGGCTTTTGAATTCTCCTAAATCACACTTTTCATCCTTTAGGCTTTCGAAACAATCATCATGTACTGTACCCTGACACCAAATGCACCTGTGGAAGAAAATATGCAGGAGAAATTAATGGCAGACTGtaaaaatttcaaatgctctTATTCAATTTAACGAAgtccaaatatttttgaactt from Macrotis lagotis isolate mMagLag1 chromosome 2, bilby.v1.9.chrom.fasta, whole genome shotgun sequence includes these protein-coding regions:
- the DGKE gene encoding diacylglycerol kinase epsilon, whose amino-acid sequence is MEENKQPCLTPATMFADKSLILWTLCSVLVPILITLWCSFQRSRRQLYRKDIFRQSKHDWRATDLFSQPTYCCMCSQHILQGAFCNCCGLCVDEDCLKTADRQFQCKEIMLRCDEIDQKGMSHHWTHGNVPLCSYCLVCKQQCGNQPKLCDYRCIWCQGTVHDDCFESLKDEKCDLGEFKSLIIPPGYLSDINQMHKNKKPDYGKLALPYGTQWSPIIILANTRSGNNMGEHLLGEFKILLNPVQVFDLTKIPPSKALQLCILLPNNSAQVLVCGGDGTVGWVLDAIDEMKIKGQEQYIPQVAILPLGTGNDLANTLGWGAGYAGEIPVAQILRNVMEADGIELDRWKVQITKKGYYNLRKPKVFTMNNYFSVGPDALMALNFHAHREKTPSLFSSRIFNKAVYLFYGTKDCLVQECKDLNKKVELELDGERVDLPSLEGIIVLNIGYWGGGCRLWEGMGDETYPLARHDDGLLEVVGVYGSFHCAQIQVKLANPVRIGQAHTVRLILKSSKMPMQIDGEPWAQGPCTVTITHKTRAKMLYYSGEQTDDDASSTSEQ